The following are encoded in a window of Camarhynchus parvulus chromosome 1A, STF_HiC, whole genome shotgun sequence genomic DNA:
- the ADCK2 gene encoding LOW QUALITY PROTEIN: uncharacterized aarF domain-containing protein kinase 2 (The sequence of the model RefSeq protein was modified relative to this genomic sequence to represent the inferred CDS: inserted 3 bases in 2 codons; deleted 2 bases in 1 codon), which produces MVAGGVARLLPLPLLXRAAALRLRPALPGRAGXGRSGLRAGRWAALALAVPAAVPAGTGWKERPGQRGPAWAAERGAERPPRGCCGAWGVLRRLGLVLRLGVRACGLLLRFGPLLLLYPLGRLWPGLGARWLRLLRRAAEAAGPTCVKLGQWASTRRDLFSEAFCDEFSKLHVEVSPHSWGHTDELLRKAFGEDWTGILKFPSREPVGSGCVAQVYKAYADLAAIGGSRAQELEQRSELRSAFEAWEVSGFRGLLGWLRRRKSKEIRDERSREELSSAGCSQGSSGSRMSLMEQRAKPLPNTDPSSARHLVPVAIKVLHPGLVHQVQMDLFLMKMGSRIIGLLPGFKWLSLTEIVEEFEKLMMQQIDLRYEARNLERFRQNFLGVNFVKFPTPLWPLVTADVLVETFEESEPISRYLHVGIGTELRQRLARMGMDMLLKMIFVDNFVHADLHPGNILVQGSARPELCDTQVPEVCDSQVPELCDSQVLEVQPALQQLCLVLLDAGIVAELQSADMQNFRAVFTAVVQGQGERVAELILHHARANQCQDIERFKAEMAELVTKVRGNTIALGKLQVGNLLSSVFKLLMTHKVKLESNFASIIFAIMVLEGLGRSLDPELDILEAAKPLLIKTAASAFK; this is translated from the exons ATGGTGGCCGGCGGCGTCGCGCGGCTGCTCCCGCTGCCGCTGCT GCGCGCCGCCGCGCTCCGGCTccggccggcgctgcccgggcgggcgg cggggcgctCCGGGCTGCGCGCCGGCCGCTGGGCCGCCCTGGCCTTGGCCGTGCCCGCGGCTGTGCCCGCCGGCACCGGCTGGAAGGAGAggccggggcagcgcggcccgGCGTGGGCGGCGGAGCGCGGCGCGGAGCGAccgccccggggctgctgcggcgcctggggc gtgctgcggcgcctggggctggtgctgcggCTGGGTGTCCGCGCCTGCGGACTCCTGCTGCGCTTCgggccgctgctgctgctctacCCGCTGGGCCGGCTCTGGCCCGGCTTGGGCGCCCGCTGGCTGCGGCTGCTGCGCAGGGCGGCCGAGGCCGCGGGCCCCACGTGTGTCAAGCTGGGCCAGTGGGCCAGTACCCGCAGGGACCTCTTCTCGGAGGCCTTCTGTGATGAGTTTTCCAAGCTGCACGTCGAGGTGAGCCCGCACTCCTGGGGCCACACCGACGAGCTCTTGAGGAAGGCCTTCGGGGAGGACTGGACGGGCATCCTCAAGTTCCCGAGCCGGGAGCCGGTGGGCTCGGGCTGCGTTGCCCAGGTGTATAAAGCCTATGCTGACCTCGCCGCCATCGGCGGCTCCCGggcccaggagctggagcagcgctCGGAGCTCAGGTCCGCCTTTGAAGCGTGGGAAGTGTCAGGCTTTAGAGGCCTCCTCGggtggctgaggaggaggaagagcaaggAGATACGGGatgagaggagcagggaggaactGAGTTCTGcgggctgctcccagggaagtTCCGGGAGTAGGATGTCCCTTATGGAGCAGAGGGCCAAGCCACTCCCGAACACAGATCCGTCATCAGCCAGACATCTCGTGCCTGTAGCCATTAAA GTTCTGCACCCTGGGCTGGTCCACCAAGTCCAGATGGATCTGTTTCTCATGAAGATGGGCAGCCGCATCATTGGACTCCTCCCTGGGTTCAAGTGGCTCAGTTTGACAGAGATTGTGGAGGAGTTTGAGAAGCTTATGATGCAGCAG ATTGACTTACGCTACGAAGCCAGAAATCTGGAGCGCTTCCGACAGAATTTCCTAGGTGTCAATTTTGTGAAGTTTCCAACTCCCCTTTGGCCCTTGGTAACAGCAGATGTTCTAGTGGAAACATTTGAG GAGAGTGAGCCCATTTCACGCTACCTGCACGTGGGGATTGGCACGGAGCTGCGGCAGAGACTGGCCAGGATGGGCATGGACATGCTGCTAAAGATG ATCTTCGTCGACAACTTTGTCCACGCCGACCTGCACCCCGGGAACATCCTGGTTCAAGGCAGCGCCCGCCCGGAGCTGTGTGACACCCAGGTACCAGAGGTGTGTGACagccaggtgccagagctgtgtgacagccaggtgctggaggtgcagccagccctgcagcagctgtgtctggtgctgctggatgcaGGGATCGTGGCGGAGCTGCAGAGCGCAGACATGCAGAACTTCCGCGCGGTGTTCACAGCTGTGGTCCAGGGACAG GGGGagagggtggcagagctgatCCTGCACCATGCCCGTGCCAACCAGTGCCAGGACATTGAGCGCTTCAAGGCTGAGATGGCAGAGCTTGTGACCAAGGTCCGGGGGAACACCATTGCCCTGGGCAAG CTTCAGGTGGGAAATCTCCTCTCGAGTGTCTTCAAACTACTGATGACCCATAAG GTGAAGCTCGAGAGCAATTTTGCTTCCATCATCTTTGCCATCATGGTTCTGGAAGGACTTGGACGTTCACTGGACCCTGAACTGGACATCCTGGAGGCAGCTAAGCCACTGCTCATCAAAACTGCAGCTTCTGCCTTCAAATAG